A single window of Balaenoptera ricei isolate mBalRic1 chromosome 15, mBalRic1.hap2, whole genome shotgun sequence DNA harbors:
- the ISM1 gene encoding isthmin-1 isoform X2 yields the protein MESASTSETSSPLSKETSGEHSDHQAAHQPFPRQQFQQESGPPSLQRDGPRSFLLDLPNFPDLSKADINGQNPNIQVTIEVVDGPDSEADKDQHPENKPSWSVPSPDWRAWWQRSLSLARANGGDQDYKYDSTSDDSNFLNPPGGWDRPAPGHRTFESTEQPEYDSTDGEGDWSLWSVCSVTCGNGNQKRTRSCGYACTATESRTCDRPNCPGIEDTFRTAATEVSLLAGSEEFNATKLFEVDTDSCERWMSCKSEFLKKYMHKVINDLPSCPCSYPTEVAYSTADIFDRIKRKDFRWKDASGPKEKLEIYKPTARYCIRSMLSLESTTLAAQHCCYGDNMQLITRGKGAGTPNLISTEFSAELHYKVDILPWIICKGDWSRYNEARPPNNGQKCTESPSDEDYIKQFQEAREY from the exons ATGGAAAGTGCCTCGACATCGGAAACCAGCTCTCCTCTCTCCAAAGAAACATCAGGGGAGCATTCGGACCACCAGGCTGCACACCAACCATTCCCCAGACAGCAATTCCAGCAAGAGTCTGGGCCCCCTTCATTGCAAAGAGATGGCCCCAGATCCTTTCTCCTTGATCTACCAAACTTTCCAGATCTTTCCAAAGCTGATATCAATGGGCAGAATCCAAATATCCAG GTCACCATAGAGGTGGTGGACGGTCCTGACTCTGAAGCAGATAAAGATCAGCATCCGGAGAATAAGCCCAGCTGGTCAGTCCCATCCCCCGACTGGCGGGCCTGGTGGCAGAGGTCCTTGTCCTTGGCAAGGGCCAACGGCGGGGACCAGGACTACAAGTACGACAGTACCTCAGACGACAGCAACTTCCTCAACCCCCCTGGGGGGTGGGACCGTCCGGCCCCAGGCCACCGGACTTTTGAATCCACAGAGCAGCCAGAATATG ATTCCACAGACGGTGAGGGAGACTGGAGTCTCTGGTCTGTTTGCAGCGTCACCTGTGGGAACGGCAACCAGAAACGGACCAGGTCTTGTGGCTACGCGTGCACTGCAACGGAATCTAGGACGTGTGACCGTCCAAACTGCCCAG GAATCGAAGACACCTTCAGGACAGCTGCCACTGAAGTGAGTCTGCTTGCGGGAAGTGAAGAGTTTAATGCCACCAAACTGTTCGAAGTTG ACACGGACAGCTGTGAGCGCTGGATGAGCTGCAAGAGCGAGTTCCTAAAGAAGTACATGCACAAGGTGATCAACGACCTGCCCAGCTGCCCCTGCTCCTACCCCACCGAGGTGGCCTACAGCACGGCCGACATCTTCGACCGCATCAAGCGCAAGGACTTCCGCTGGAAGGATGCCAGCGGGCCCAAGGAGAAGCTGGAGATCTACAAGCCCACGGCCCGGTACTGCATTCGCTCCATGCTGTCCCTGGAGAGCACCACACTGGCCGCCCAGCACTGTTGCTATGGCGACAACATGCAGCTCATCACCAGGGGCAAAGGGGCGGGGACGCCCAATCTCATCAGCACTGAGTTCTCAGCGGAGCTCCACTACAAAGTGGACATCCTGCCCTGGATTATCTGCAAGGGCGACTGGAGCAGGTATAACGAGGCCCGGCCTCCCAACAACGGACAGAAGTGCACAGAGAGCCCCTCGGACGAAGATTATATCAAGCAGTTTCAAGAGGCCAGAGAGTATTAA
- the ISM1 gene encoding isthmin-1 isoform X1, with protein sequence MVRLAAELLLLLGLLLLTLHITVLRGSGAADGPDAAAANASRTQLQNNLNMESASTSETSSPLSKETSGEHSDHQAAHQPFPRQQFQQESGPPSLQRDGPRSFLLDLPNFPDLSKADINGQNPNIQVTIEVVDGPDSEADKDQHPENKPSWSVPSPDWRAWWQRSLSLARANGGDQDYKYDSTSDDSNFLNPPGGWDRPAPGHRTFESTEQPEYDSTDGEGDWSLWSVCSVTCGNGNQKRTRSCGYACTATESRTCDRPNCPGIEDTFRTAATEVSLLAGSEEFNATKLFEVDTDSCERWMSCKSEFLKKYMHKVINDLPSCPCSYPTEVAYSTADIFDRIKRKDFRWKDASGPKEKLEIYKPTARYCIRSMLSLESTTLAAQHCCYGDNMQLITRGKGAGTPNLISTEFSAELHYKVDILPWIICKGDWSRYNEARPPNNGQKCTESPSDEDYIKQFQEAREY encoded by the exons aataaCCTCAACATGGAAAGTGCCTCGACATCGGAAACCAGCTCTCCTCTCTCCAAAGAAACATCAGGGGAGCATTCGGACCACCAGGCTGCACACCAACCATTCCCCAGACAGCAATTCCAGCAAGAGTCTGGGCCCCCTTCATTGCAAAGAGATGGCCCCAGATCCTTTCTCCTTGATCTACCAAACTTTCCAGATCTTTCCAAAGCTGATATCAATGGGCAGAATCCAAATATCCAG GTCACCATAGAGGTGGTGGACGGTCCTGACTCTGAAGCAGATAAAGATCAGCATCCGGAGAATAAGCCCAGCTGGTCAGTCCCATCCCCCGACTGGCGGGCCTGGTGGCAGAGGTCCTTGTCCTTGGCAAGGGCCAACGGCGGGGACCAGGACTACAAGTACGACAGTACCTCAGACGACAGCAACTTCCTCAACCCCCCTGGGGGGTGGGACCGTCCGGCCCCAGGCCACCGGACTTTTGAATCCACAGAGCAGCCAGAATATG ATTCCACAGACGGTGAGGGAGACTGGAGTCTCTGGTCTGTTTGCAGCGTCACCTGTGGGAACGGCAACCAGAAACGGACCAGGTCTTGTGGCTACGCGTGCACTGCAACGGAATCTAGGACGTGTGACCGTCCAAACTGCCCAG GAATCGAAGACACCTTCAGGACAGCTGCCACTGAAGTGAGTCTGCTTGCGGGAAGTGAAGAGTTTAATGCCACCAAACTGTTCGAAGTTG ACACGGACAGCTGTGAGCGCTGGATGAGCTGCAAGAGCGAGTTCCTAAAGAAGTACATGCACAAGGTGATCAACGACCTGCCCAGCTGCCCCTGCTCCTACCCCACCGAGGTGGCCTACAGCACGGCCGACATCTTCGACCGCATCAAGCGCAAGGACTTCCGCTGGAAGGATGCCAGCGGGCCCAAGGAGAAGCTGGAGATCTACAAGCCCACGGCCCGGTACTGCATTCGCTCCATGCTGTCCCTGGAGAGCACCACACTGGCCGCCCAGCACTGTTGCTATGGCGACAACATGCAGCTCATCACCAGGGGCAAAGGGGCGGGGACGCCCAATCTCATCAGCACTGAGTTCTCAGCGGAGCTCCACTACAAAGTGGACATCCTGCCCTGGATTATCTGCAAGGGCGACTGGAGCAGGTATAACGAGGCCCGGCCTCCCAACAACGGACAGAAGTGCACAGAGAGCCCCTCGGACGAAGATTATATCAAGCAGTTTCAAGAGGCCAGAGAGTATTAA